From a region of the Lactuca sativa cultivar Salinas chromosome 4, Lsat_Salinas_v11, whole genome shotgun sequence genome:
- the LOC111878485 gene encoding probable LRR receptor-like serine/threonine-protein kinase At1g53440, with protein sequence MVAEFKPLSHGKITHGKIPHWKKYTFVAIGVVAAALCLSLLILGIAWKRGYIADQNSREKDLRGMDLQTGVFTYRQIKAATDSFADSNKLGEGGFGSVYMGRLLDGTPIAVKKLSSKSKQGNREFVNEIGMIAGIQHPNVVRLYGCCVEGNHLLLVYEYMENNSLAHALFEHNNSKLEIDWPTRQRICVGIAKGLTFLHEDSVLKMVHRDIKATNVLLDADLTPKISDFGLAKLDEEENTHITTRVAGTIGYMAPEYALRGYLTYKADVYSFGVLALEIVVGKSNMKYRPTEDYYCLLDWVVVLQQKGRLIELVDPRLGSEFNKKEAVRMIKIALLCTNKAPALRPTMSEVVNMLDGRTKIKEPNMNVIMSEEELMLKEIGPKFHEMKPHESDQTEISIEPTAFSSHDLYPDSQNF encoded by the exons ATGGTCGCAG AGTTCAAGCCTCTAAGCCATGGGAAAATAACTCATGGGAAAATACCTCATTggaaaaaatatacatttgttgCCATTGGAGTGGTGGCTGCAGCTTTGTGTCTAAGTCTCCTAATTCTTGGCATCGCATGGAAGAGGGGTTATATAGCGGACCAAAATTCAAGAGAAAAAG ACCTAAGAGGAATGGATTTGCAGACTGGTGTATTTACATATAGACAAATCAAGGCTGCCACCGACAGTTTTGCTGATTCAAATAAACTTGGCGAGGGTGGTTTTGGATCTGTTTACATG GGTAGACTATTAGATGGAACTCCAATTGCTGTGAAGAAACTCTCTTCGAAATCAAAGCAAGGAAATCGTGAATTTGTGAATGAAATAGGCATGATAGCCGGTATACAACACCCAAATGTTGTAAGGCTATATGGATGTTGTGTTGAAGGCAACCACCTTCTGCTAGTTTATGAGTACATGGAAAATAATTCTCTAGCGCACGCTCTATTTG AGCACAATAACTCTAAGTTAGAAATTGATTGGCCTACAAGACAAAGAATTTGTGTTGGCATTGCAAAAGGCTTGACATTCCTGCATGAGGATTCGGTGCTCAAAATGGTTCATAGGGACATCAAGGCTACAAATGTACTCCTGGATGCTGACCTTACACCAAAGATCTCAGATTTTGGTTTGGCCAAACTTGATGAAGAAGAAAACACTCACATTACCACTAGAGTTGCTGGAACTAT AGGGTACATGGCACCAGAATATGCATTACGGGGATACTTAACCTACAAAGCAGATGTATACAGTTTTGGAGTTCTTGCACTAGAAATTGTTGTAGGAAAGAGTAATATGAAATATCGGCCAACTGAGGATTATTATTGTCTTCTTGATTGG GTTGTTGTTCTGCAACAAAAGGGGAGATTGATAGAGTTGGTGGATCCAAGATTGGGCTCTGAATTCAACAAAAAGGAGGCAGTGCGGATGATCAAAATTGCTCTATTATGCACTAATAAGGCCCCGGCTCTTAGGCCTACCATGTCTGAAGTGGTTAATATGCTTGACGGCCGTACTAAAATAAAAGAACCAAACATGAATGTAATTATGTCTGAGGAGGAATTGATGTTAAAAGAAATTGGACCAAAGTTTCACGAGATGAAGCCCCATGAATCTGATCAAACAGAGATTTCTATTGAACCAACAGCTTTCAGCTCGCACGACCTGTATCCCGATAGTCAAAATTTCTGA
- the LOC128133434 gene encoding probable leucine-rich repeat receptor-like serine/threonine-protein kinase At3g14840, which produces MTCDLLTVQASMVASESAFSFSGRVLSKFWTTLTQVAVEVCICLKDYLDSVERIQHLALLEDPLTQNVELEIMDEEYAQGLSTPPEDEDDDDEDEDEDEEYVNALREIAKELGKKKWNFSLNPCGGDPSWNTNVTDTGSQFKNSVLCDCSYPGGVCHVVEIAVTANRLSGSIPTSLGEITSLVTVILENNMFFGTVPAELGKLTNLSVLVLSANNFSGKLPEELNLLTNLTELRISSNNFSGKIPNLGNCTKLQKLEIQDSGLEGQIPESLSFLRNITELRISDLSGEGSHFPNLSRMANMTKWMLRSCNIIGTIPGYISQMSNLSHLYLTGNSLEGSLPKWITDKDLVDLSYNNFSKDTVPQDCGESLNLFRSYSSGNNSKADLFYVSPDYYSVYINCGGPGVTIGNKTYEADEYLGGPANFFPSSDRWGFSNTGKIVFRDNQSYKSLGRRVFDVYVQGVTKLKNFDIKIAAGGVDKEKSGSNMLERVQQLSH; this is translated from the exons ATGACCTGCGATTTACTAACCGTCCAAGCTTCCATGGTAGCTTCGGAATCCGCCTTTTCTTTTAGTGGAAGAGTTTTATCAAAGTTTTGGACGACTCTTACCCAGGTTGCGGTAGAGGTTTGCATTTGCTTGAAGGATTACTTGGATTCGGTGGAACGTATACAACACTTGGCATTACTAGAAGACCCACTAACACAAAATGTTGAACTGGAGATCATGGATGAAGAATATGCACAAGGCTTATCAACACCTCCAGAAGACGAAGACGATGACgatgaagacgaagacgaagatgaagaatATG TGAATGCTCTTCGTGAAATAGCTAAAGAATTGGGAAAAAAGAAATGGAATTTTTCCCTGAACCCTTGTGGTGGAGATCCCAGCTGGAACACAAATGTGACAGACACAGGTTCTCAGTTTAAAAACAGTGTTCTGTGTGATTGTTCGTATCCTGGTGGTGTTTGTCACGTTGTTGAGAT AGCTGTTACGGCTAATCGCCTGTCAGGAAGCATTCCAACATCTTTGGGGGAGATAACCTCTCTTGTAACTGt GATTCTGGAGAACAACATGTTCTTCGGAACTGTTCCTGCTGAGCTTGGAAAATTAACAAATTTATCAGTTCT GGTCTTGAGTGCAAATAATTTCTCTGGTAAATTGCCAGAGGAGCTTAATCTTCTCACAAATTTGACAGAACT CCGGATAAGTAGCAACAACTTCAGTGGGAAAATTCCAAACCTTGGAAACTGCACAAAACTTCAGAAATT AGAGATCCAAGATAGTGGTCTAGAAGGACAAATACCCGAAAGTCTTTCCTTCTTGAGAAATATAACAGAACT ACGGATTTCTGATTTAAGTGGAGAGGGCTCACATTTTCCAAATCTGAGTAGGATGGCGAACATGACTAAGTG GATGTTGAGAAGCTGCAATATAATTGGGACTATTCCAGGTTATATATCGCAAATGTCCAATTTGAGCCATCT ATATCTGACTGGTAACTCCCTGGAAGGCAGTCTTCCTAAATGGATCACAGATAAAGATCT TGTAGATCTTTCCTACAACAACTTTAGTAAAGACACTGTGCCACAAGATTGTGGTGAATCACT GAACTTATTCAGAAGCTACTCAAGTGGGAATAACTC CAAAGCTGATCTGTTTTATGTTTCTCCAGACTACTATTCAGTTTATATCAATTGTGGTGGGCCAGGAGTTACCATTGGAAACAAGACTTATGAAGCAGATGAATATCTAGGTGGACCTGCAAATTTTTTTCCTTCAAGTGATCGTTGGGGATTTAGTAACACAGGAA AGATAGTTTTCAGAGACAACCAATCTTACAAGAGTCTTGGAAGACGTGTTTTTGATGTTTATGTTCAG GGTGTAACCAAGTTGAAGAATTTTGATATCAAGATTGCAGCAGGTGGGGTTGATAAGGAA AAGTCCGGTTCCAATATGCTGGAAAGGGTACAACAGCTGTCCCATTGA